One window of the Streptomyces sp. NBC_00259 genome contains the following:
- a CDS encoding response regulator: protein MIRVMVVDDEALIRTGFQHILDTADDIEVVAAVPGGQALKTAQEVRPDVVLLDIRMPDVDGLTVLAGLRRLPNPPVVAMLTTFDMDEYVTTALRAGAAGFLLKDTDPEGLPYLVRTLADGGTVLSSKVTRAVVDGYLEAGPQDAAVHGVARLTDRERAVLVLIAEGLSNADIAVRMHLGTGTVKDHVSAIFTKLEVGGRVQAALLAERAGLLRPQRDEEGA, encoded by the coding sequence GTGATCCGGGTAATGGTGGTCGACGACGAAGCCCTGATCCGCACGGGCTTCCAGCACATCCTCGACACGGCGGACGACATCGAGGTCGTCGCGGCGGTCCCCGGCGGACAAGCGCTCAAGACCGCGCAGGAAGTGCGCCCCGACGTCGTGCTGCTGGACATCCGGATGCCCGACGTGGACGGGCTCACCGTACTGGCCGGCCTGCGCCGGCTGCCGAACCCCCCGGTGGTGGCCATGCTCACGACGTTCGACATGGACGAGTACGTGACGACCGCCCTGCGCGCGGGCGCCGCCGGGTTCCTGCTCAAGGACACCGACCCCGAGGGGCTGCCGTACCTGGTGCGGACGCTGGCCGACGGCGGCACCGTACTGTCGTCCAAGGTCACCAGAGCGGTCGTGGACGGCTATCTGGAGGCCGGCCCCCAGGACGCCGCCGTCCACGGCGTCGCCCGGCTGACCGACCGCGAGCGCGCCGTGCTCGTCCTGATCGCCGAGGGACTGTCGAACGCCGACATCGCCGTACGCATGCATCTGGGAACCGGCACGGTCAAGGACCATGTGAGCGCCATCTTCACCAAGCTGGAGGTCGGCGGCCGTGTCCAGGCGGCTCTGCTCGCCGAACGGGCGGGCCTGCTCAGGCCGCAGCGGGACGAGGAGGGGGCATGA